One segment of Vulpes lagopus strain Blue_001 chromosome 8, ASM1834538v1, whole genome shotgun sequence DNA contains the following:
- the MFAP2 gene encoding microfibrillar-associated protein 2 isoform X1, with product MRAAYLFLLFLPGHPVMLCLLTAGLLAQGQYDLDPLPPFPDHVQYTHYSDQIDNPDYYDYQEVTPRPPAEQFQFQSQQQVPQEVIPAPTVAPGSVETEPTEPGPLDCREEQYPCTRLYSIHKPCKQCLNEVCFYSLRRVYVVNKEICVRTVCAHEELLRADLCRDKFSKCGVMASSGLCQSVAASCARSCGGC from the exons ATGAGAGCTGCCTACCTCTTCCTGCTGTTCCTGCCTG GGCACCCCGTCATGCTTTGCCTCCTCACAGCTGGCCTGCTAGCTCAGGGCCAATACGACCTCGACCCACTGCCTCCGTTCCCGGACCACGTCCAGTACACCCACTACAGTGACCAGATAG ACAACCCGGACTACTATGATTATCAAG AGGTGACTCCTCGGCCCCCCGCGGAGCAGTTCCAGTTCCAGTCCCAGCAGCAAGTCCCACAGGAAGTCATCCCAGCCCCCACCGTAG CGCCTGGAAGCGTGGAGACAGAGCCCACGGAGCCTGGGCCTCTGG ACTGCCGCGAGGAGCAGTACCCCTGCACCCGCCTCTACTCCATCCACAAGCCCTGCAAGCAGTGTCTCAATGAGGTCTGCTTCTACag tcTCCGCCGCGTGTACGTGGTAAACAAGGAGATCTGTGTCCGCACAGTCTGTGCTCACGAGGAGCTCCTCCGAG CTGACCTGTGTCGGGACAAGTTCTCCAAATGTGGCGTGATGGCCAGCAGCGGCCTGTGCCAGTCTGTGGCGGCCTCCTGTGCCAGGAGCTGCGGGGGCTGCTAG
- the MFAP2 gene encoding microfibrillar-associated protein 2 isoform X2, with amino-acid sequence MRAAYLFLLFLPAGLLAQGQYDLDPLPPFPDHVQYTHYSDQIDNPDYYDYQEVTPRPPAEQFQFQSQQQVPQEVIPAPTVAPGSVETEPTEPGPLDCREEQYPCTRLYSIHKPCKQCLNEVCFYSLRRVYVVNKEICVRTVCAHEELLRADLCRDKFSKCGVMASSGLCQSVAASCARSCGGC; translated from the exons ATGAGAGCTGCCTACCTCTTCCTGCTGTTCCTGCCTG CTGGCCTGCTAGCTCAGGGCCAATACGACCTCGACCCACTGCCTCCGTTCCCGGACCACGTCCAGTACACCCACTACAGTGACCAGATAG ACAACCCGGACTACTATGATTATCAAG AGGTGACTCCTCGGCCCCCCGCGGAGCAGTTCCAGTTCCAGTCCCAGCAGCAAGTCCCACAGGAAGTCATCCCAGCCCCCACCGTAG CGCCTGGAAGCGTGGAGACAGAGCCCACGGAGCCTGGGCCTCTGG ACTGCCGCGAGGAGCAGTACCCCTGCACCCGCCTCTACTCCATCCACAAGCCCTGCAAGCAGTGTCTCAATGAGGTCTGCTTCTACag tcTCCGCCGCGTGTACGTGGTAAACAAGGAGATCTGTGTCCGCACAGTCTGTGCTCACGAGGAGCTCCTCCGAG CTGACCTGTGTCGGGACAAGTTCTCCAAATGTGGCGTGATGGCCAGCAGCGGCCTGTGCCAGTCTGTGGCGGCCTCCTGTGCCAGGAGCTGCGGGGGCTGCTAG